CGAGATCGCAAATATGACAAATATGAGGGTGCAAGACCATTTAAAATTGTATGAGGAATAGCACTTTAAAATCAGCCCTGGTCTAGACAAGGAACCAGTGAAGAGAGGACGGCACAGGACCAATATGCTCATATTTAGCTGCTTGCAGTCAAAACCCAAGCTGCATTTTGGACCATAGGACCAGTCCAGCCtggatgtaacaaaagcatggaTGAGAGTCTCAGCATCTTTCAATGAAAGGATTGGTCTGATTTTTGGCAATTTTTCTCACATGAAAAAATGCTACTCGTGTGACCTGATgatgttttaaatgtcttgttttttctacaaacaaatattatttaaatcaatgagttagttttagtgatttctttgttatattgagcAAATAACCCAGGCAATATTTACAGCTGAAAgctgaaaaaatgtgttttatttattgataaaaaacactcagaataaaaataactggCAAATCTGATCTAAAGCTCTGATTTGTGATGATCATACAGCCAGTAAGGCCATCTTGAGTGTTTAAGAGAcctactactgttactactgtcTAGATGGTCCACATGTCTCCATTTTGTTGATCTGGTTGTCAGTTTAAGGAGGAGGAGACCATGTGTTCAGAACTGCTGTGTAAACCTTAACTAAACCCAACCTGTCAACATACTCACCTCGTGTGACGTCTGTCAAGAACATTATTTCCTCTGGTCGACAGCCAATTCTCTCTGTGATCCTCTCGTAGCTTTTTCCTTCCACTTTAGGGCCTATACTGGTGTCAAAGTGACCATCGAATAACTGCAAAGATTACAAATAAAACCTCATCAGCCACAACATAACCAGATACACTAACAGACGTTTTACAACTGCCTTTAACCAAATAATTGAaagaaagtgacacaaatgtttTCTACTTACCTCTAAGACATCTCCTTCCACAGAGTATCCAAACAGAAGTTTCTGTGCCTCCACACTTCCAGAGGAGTAAATGTACACTTTAAGACCCTGAGATCTCCATCTTTTAATGGACGGGATCACGTCCTGATAAATCCTGTTGGCAACACGCCCAATGTTAAAAGAAACAGCCCTTTTAATTTACCTTAAAAAGTTTTTTCTATGACCTATCTGtcatctgtgtatttgtgtgtaaatgGGCAGGTTTTGGttacaaaagacaaagaaaaggagCAAATCCCCCATTTGCTAAAAGACTTGGCTTCAACAATTCATCCAAAATCATATTCCAGGGATTTAGTTAATGGGAGACTTgagttttcatttcaaatgcaaGTGGTTCCCAGaaagaaataacattttgtaTTGGACATCAACTcacaaaactggagaaaacTGACACTCACAAGTAGCTTAAGCAAAAGTGttcaataataatgaataaaacaggTGTTAGAGTCTGGAGTGATTTAGTTTAGAAACATGTAGTGATCATATTGATCATATTGATCATCTTTATTGACAGACCTTCTGTACATGGTGTGAATTCTGGAATAAGGAAATGAGCAGTGTACTTACTCGCCTTTGATTCTCCCCGAAGAATACGCTGACCGCCACATGTGACCTTGGAGCTGTTTGAGGGCTGTTGACTTCCTGTCAGCTGCCATCTGCCACAGGACATTATCCACCACTTCTCTGATGGCCTTCTCCTCATCTGTGTGAACCGTCTGGTCCACAGCGTGGATGGGACACGCTCGGTTCTGTTTCATGTCCTCTTCGATCTGTCATGACATTGAAGCTTTTGGTTAAGCAAACATTTATAGAGACGGAGGAAGTTAAAAACCTTCATATCACAGCACTTGGTTGCAAATTAATGACGGATTTTcaatttttcaatttcaatttcaataagTTACACAAAAATTGGCCAGATTATTAATTTCCATATGATGAAACTAAATGGTTTATTTATATGACAACACTATATGAacctttctgacattttcaagaAAATATTTGTCAAACTAATCAAACCAGAGATTAAACTAAGAACCCTGATTAAGTGTTTTTCATTCAGTTGACAAATCCCACATGGCAACTCCTCACACATTTACCTGTTTCTTAAGGAGATGAACATCTTGTTTGCACTCATCTTCTTCCCAGTGAGTAGACAGGTGATCCTCAAGATGCTCCCTGATGTACGGAAATAAGATATCCTAACAATGACAAAGTGAGAGCCTCAGGAATCACAAAATATACTGGTTCATAGTCATACACAAACAATAGAGAGAGGATGACTAATATAATTacagtttaaataaacatgttgttttttttctccacatacTTTATTATAACTAtcaacatgtaaaaaaacattcctGGTTTATGACATGTTTAAAAGGAATTTCTACACAAATATAAACTGataattaacatttaacacTGCTTTGCATTGTATAGAACAAGCTAATCtttcatttgcatttcaaaATAGTTGGTGCTTGGAGAACCGGTTGAAAGGTGGAGTGGCTCTTTAGAGAGAAATTCACTCTATGACAGTGACTTCCCACGCCCATAACTGTGACTAGTATGTTGACAAGTTATTTCCAAGTAGGAGGCCCaacaaaatcactaaaataTAACTGATATACGGGTAAGATTGCAACTAAAAAGACAAAATTAGTGGCTAATATGTATTATCCATATACACATTTCACTCACGTTCTGCCTTTTAAACCAATTAGTCTAAATGTGATAGATTATGAAATGTCTTTTGAGGGGTAGATGAAAATGAAGAATAACAAatacgtgtgtttgttttttttattcttgagTGACATTTATTCAATATTTCTCCATTGTTTGGTGAAGGCGAAGATTTAGTCATTCATCTTCGACTTCTTTTTTAGGCCATGCATTCTTCAATTTAGTGCTACGTTCGTATTGTTTTGCATGTTGCGAAAACTAAATTCAGTGTTCATATTTAACTTTGAAGCAGACTTGCATATATCATATCAGAGAACGCAATTAAACgagctgcttttatttatttatattttaaaactgaagaaaatggAATATTTACCAACAGAAAAAGAAACGCTAAAGCTGATGATCGAGTCCACAACAATCACACAGCGTTGATTAGCTCTGCTTTATTAGCCGATGACAGCCGCCTATTAGCCAGGCTGTGGTAACGTTGGCTACATAATAGTTAGCTTATTAAATCATTACACATGTAATACGAAATAACACCAACGCATACTATAATAACTTACCTTTACAAACGTAATTGGTGTGGTGGTGCCTTCAATATCCAGTAAGAGTGCACTGGTTCCAGCAGGAATGGGAACAGTGGCCATGTTTAGaaggctgcagcagctggtTAGCCGACGTTAGCTCAAATAGCAGCGGCGCGGTGACAAAGCCAGTCACCGGTTCTGGGTCTCCAGCAGAACTGAGCAGGTGGAGTAAAGAGAGGACCTCGGGGGGAAAAATAAGTGCGACACCCAGTTGGTCGTTCGCCACTACCTACCTGTCTTTGCCATCACCTGAAGATCTGACGTGCTTGGAACACTGTTGTGTAGCCCACATGTTCAGGTGTCGCTTCTGCAGTTTGGCCGCCAGCTCGGAGGGTGGCGCCACTCACACTGATCGCTACAGCGGCCGCAAATTCTGGATTGAGACCGGTGCGTCACCGCCACCTTCTGGTAGGGAGTTATTTAGCTCATGATTGATGTATTGATAAAATAACTTAACAAGAAATTCAATATACAAATTCATAAGAATACGTAACTACATAAATTGCTATAAAAAGAAGTAAATAGCATTCTTGTGGCAGACATTTGTACAGGTCACAGAAGGAAAGGCACTGGtgtaataatcaaatgaatgatggtCATTTTCTCTTCCTTACATATACGTCAGACACTAGTATAGtataaattagattaagatggggcgagagataaggtgactctctattattattgttttttgattttttaatattattttgttatttgcttcattttctaTGACCTCCGGACAAAATTCCTCAGTTCCACtccaatcacataccctggtatatacaataaacagtatttctgatttgcCTCCAAGTACCAACAGAGGAAACTCACAGACCaatggtggtacacataccacagtttgagaaccatgtctCTATATACAGTCTTCCAAAATATtggattcattttatttattttagaacTAATCTATCATTCTATGTTAAGACAAATCGTTTTCCAACGTTAATTTTCTTGGCCAAGTATGTTTATGCATAAAAAAAGATTGTGACCCTTGGTTTTGGTGATGCTTGTGAAATGAACACACAGTATAGCTATACCAAAATCTAGAGTGATATAcagatggacaaaaacaacaacatatgtacgtttgtttgcatttttataACTCGCATAAAATTATAATGACAAGTCTTTGAGTCTTAAGGgagattaaaaagaaacaaaaattaaaGTCCCTGGTGTGTTTTATTCGAAAATGTATCCACACAATATTGTGAAGTAGGATAAGAAATGTCTTGCTGAATATGGACTatagccacaacattaaaacagataACTGGTCTTAATGCTATATGACCTGAGGGGGCAGTGTTGTGCCTAAGCTACGTCTAACCGCCAGGTTTCTTATCGTACGAAGAAGAACGAGGCTAcgaataaaacaaacagctaCAAAACACTCATCCTTTAAATTATAGCGACTAAAAATACTTTAGccttacagaaaaaaaacatttcgcCTCCACACACTAACATTACCACCCAGAAACACTCGCTAGCGTGCTCCTCTACAAGCGACAATATTTTCAGACAACGGTATTTAATATCCAAATATTAGCTTACTTAGCCTTTGCCTATCGTTAGCTCACAGCTAACTGCGCTCCCGTTTGGGGTTACGACGCCGCTTTATTCTCGGAGGTCtgcatttataaatattttttgttcAAACTGCTCCAAACATGTCGGATAATTATGAATTCAGCGACGACGCTGCCATGATGAAAATGGAGGAGGACGGAGAGGGGAACTGTGACGACCCGATGTCAGCGGCCGGGGACAGTGGCCTGGTGGGGGGCGAGGCCGAGGGATCCAGGATTGACGCCAGTAAAAACGAGGAGGATGAAGGGTACTGTGGCATGGGCGAACCGCATCTCGATGCTCTCAATAGTCTCCACACATTTCACCACAGCTGCCTAAGAATGATTTAACAGGTGTCTGTAGTTCGTAGTATGTCCTCCTGAggtgtatgttttgttttgtccacgcACAGGAAGATGTTTGTAGGAGGGCTCAGCTGGGACACGACCAAGAAAGATCTGAAAGATTACTTCTCAAAGTTTGGGGAGGTCGTGGACTGCACATTAAAACTGGACCCCATCACTGGACGTTCAAGAGGTTTTGGCTTTGTGCTCTTCAAAGAACCAGAAAGTGTTGACAAGGTACATTTTTTGACACCCTTCTGTTGGGGTACCAGAATAAAATGGTATGGTAATGTCaaggtggagctagactggctccacctATGATAGTCAGCTGACAGCAGTTCTTGTTATCGTTTGTTGGCCATGATGAACCCCTTCtgtcatttgattattttgttttgaaggtTGCTTCACAAAAGGAGCATAAACTCAATGGTAAAGTGATAGACCCCAAAAAGGCCAAGGCCATGAAAAGCAAGGAGCCAGTGAAGAAGATATTTGTGGGTGGTCTCTCTCCAGACACACCTGAGGAGAAAGTCAGAGAGTACTTTGGTGCCTTTGGAGAGGTGGGTgcattgtgaatattttttatttaatctataCTGCAAGACGATCAATGCAGTAGTAAACTAGAAATGACCATAACCCCTGATCAGAGACAGAATTAGTTAAAGTGCTTTTCATGTAAAGCCATTGatgcatgtgttcatttaaaacaacaacaggtggACTCTATTGAACTGCCcatggagaacaaaacaaacaaaaggagaGGCTTCTGCTTCATCACATTCAAAGAAGAGGAACCAGTGAAGAAGATCATGGAGAAAAAGTACCACAACATTGGACTCAGCAAGGTACAGGTTCAACTTGGTTTACATAGAGTTGACCTCGGATCCATGATCACTACAAAAATGTGGCAATGtcaatgcctttttttttttttaagtgtgaaatAAAGGTGGCGATGTCTAAAGAACAGTACCAACAGCAGCAGTACTGGGGAGGCAGAGGTGGATACTCAACCAGGTCTCGAGGAAGAGGTGGTGGTGAGTGGAGAATACATTTATGATAAAATAAGATATTGGCACATTCACAACTTGAATtccttgaaaaaaacaacaaaaaactttgGGATAAATAGTCAAGCCTTTTTCCAGACATAGGCAAAAAGGATAAAATCCACCATGGAAGGATTTAATAGCCTGTGTGTTGCCTTCACTGTCCTGTTAATAATAAACCCCAATTCTGAACAGAAACAATAGGTCAATTACTGATCAGTTTCTACTTATTATCACTTActtttatatgttatatatctGTAACACTGTGCTAACGCCGTAGTTTCggtaaagcaataaaaaaaatcattaaattaaGTTGAAATTACTACTTTCAAATTAACTTTAAACGTTAAATGATCTCATTCGTTTAGAAAAACAGCTCTTTTAAACATTTCTATTGAGGTCATTGCAATGCATTTCTGTATATGTATGAttaaatgttgtgcttttttttgttattattgcaGGTCCCAATCAAAATTGGAACCAGGGCTATGGCAACTACTGGAATCAAGGTTATGGAAACTATGGCAATTATGGATACAATCAAGGATATGGAGGATATGGTGGCTATGATTACTCTGGTTACAACAACTATTATGGATATGGTGACTATGACAGTAAGTAGACTCCCCTGCTGTTCCGATAACTAAATGAATTGCCAACTATGGTGATGATGGGTTTTTTAACTAAACAtcatctgaaatgtgaatattttctggtttccttgctccatataacaaagaaatcattttcctttgtggacaaaacaagacatttgagaacatcatcatcatcttgtgTTTGGGAAAAGGATTGAagaattttctgacattttatggaccaaagaacGAATTGAGTagataatcaacagattaatgaattatataaataatcattagttgcagctcaagTTTCATTAATTTTCCCCTCACTGCTGAAAGTAGCGTTCATTTTGTCACCCAATTTCAAATTCTTGTAGTCTTTTTGTTAGTCATCTTTTAGTCGACTAAAAGTGTCGTCGTTTTTCTGAgtattttctgaataaaaacattacattatcaTAAATGATTTCCTTCTCCCTAGCATGCCATCGCTCTGTAGTTTTCGGAAATAAAGCTGCTGCACTTAACTCATTTGGAATATTTTGAAGGCGTAAACAGCTGCATATTTGTCTCTGCATTTtgttgacaaaaataaataagagagaTTTTAtcttagttttttattttcGTTTTTTTCGTCAACAATAATGCATGTAAATATCATCTTAAGTCAGTGTTTTAGGGCATTGGTGGAGTcttaagctggggacacactgcACAACCTTCACAGTTGTTACCAAATTTTAAAAGACTCGGAGTACACATTAACTGGTTCAGCatttactcttttcttttttttatgacgaatgaaagactggggatcacacatttaacacaactGCGCCTGATGAGGGATGACAAACtacatgatttgtcaaaccaactgaaGCCAACTGAATGCAGCAAACTCTTGCTAGAGCAACCACGTCTACGAGAGCGACTGTTTCACCAGACCAAAGCGTCTCATAAAACATCTTCCTTGACTGTATTTCTCGCGTCAAGCAGTGACTGAGCCAAAGTgttcttcatttaaatgaaacaaagacagagtaCATTGTTTCGGAGAAAAGTGGAACAGCTGGCTTGGGTGCCCTGTCTTTGCAGTTCAACTCGACTGTTCGAaacctctgtgttttctgtgagggTAAATGAATCAATTGCCTCTGCTTGCCAAAGCGAAGCCACAAACTTGATGTTAATTAGTTCCAGGCCGCACTATTGCTATGCACTTTATGTTAGCTACGCTGGCTCTACTGTTCTACCAGTGCGTATTAGAATTGATTTAAAacttttcatgtttgttttaaagttctAAACGGCCTTGCCTCGGCCCATTTAACAGAAATTGTAACAGAGCCTTGGTTGTTGTGTTATCACTGACCTGGGTCTTTTCAAATCTAGACATTTATCCAGAATGGCTTTAGTTTGGTGAacgttttattcttttttttattcttttatttcacttcttatttttttgttttgttttgtttttttgtccttcggtttatgttttatgaaatgtgtctgtaatgttgttattttgtgaagctctttggtcacctgtgggttgttgtaaagggctatataaataaagtacattacattacattacgtcGCCATCGTTGTTTTGATATTTCCCGCTACTTCCTGTCGTCTTTGTCTTCTGATGCTGTTTCCTGTGTCTCACCTACCGTTTTTTTCCATTGTCTTTTGGCAACATGTTTGCAGTTGGGTCAGTAATCTGTACACACTACCCGATTGTGGCGGCTCAAAAATTCAACTGAGGTCAAGTCGGGTCTGTTACCCTCACATACCATGCCCACTGTCCCCAAATAGTGCTGTGAATCGTGGGTAAAAACTtttgtagtgtgtccccagcttcagtcataaaaaaaaaaaaaaaagagtctcaCCTCAACTGACAAAATGAACACTGATTGAAATGATACAAAAATATCTAAAgtacttttgttttttccaactACATGTGAAGATCAATCGGGCGGATATGGCAAGTCGCCACGGCGTGGTGGTCACACCAACAGTTACAAGCCATATTAAAGGGGAATCAAACCCTCACCATCAAGTAGGTATGCATCAACAAATTTATACCACAcacttgtcatttttaaaatagttaaatTAATTTTGCTGTTTGGTAACATTATGAataatttcccttttttttgttttttttataaatgtctttttctcaGCACCGTCAAGTGCTTTACAGTAGTGGTAACATAGAGGCTACACTGTTTGTGGCGATTATTGTAACAGCCGGCCTTCTGCTGCCTCTTTTTgcaccttctttctttctcttttttttttttttaaactgtaaagtTAACAGGTAAAGTACTGCTACTACAGTAAATGGATGCCAAAGTTAAGGATGTGCAAGGAAACAGAAAAGGAAGTATGTTGTCTCCTAACTCTGACATACCTTGTTTGTACCTGCCAGCGGAGCTTCCTTGCAGGCCATGAGCTGACTCCCAGATACTCTCAGGGCCCGCTCAATGCGGACTGGGTACGAGAAGCATACGCTCTCGAATGCTGCCATTTGGTATGGTCTTCCAACATCCTGTATCCGCATTTCTAAACTAAACAATATGGGACACGTCCAGCTTTGTCAcctttctttccatttttgaatttctttgcaactgtatgtaatgtaaaagtaaaattatacACATGTAATTGTCATTTTTTACAGGCCCTTACTCCCCCACAAGTAATGATTTATAAATATGAGAAAATAACTATTTGCTTTTCAAAGGATACGTACAGCTTTCTCTGGACTTTCCAGTTCCTAAATGTTAATATATGCATTCCTAATCTTTTACCTaaaatgcttgttttctttatttagctCTTGTAGCCTGTAGTCCATGAGCTAAATCCTGGTTCGTATTTGGACTCTACTGTGTTGGGGGATaaagtgcttttacttttgtgtacatgtattgttctgtttttttttactgacagcGAAGGAAAAAGAACTCCTCTTTTCTCAATTTTTCCTGTAACAAAAATCTTCCTCTAATAACCTTTTTGTAAATCAAGAGTCACTACATTTGCAGACATTTGCATGTAACTGCTGTCTTTAATGTGTACTTTTGACCACAGTCGAAGGCTTCTTCCGTTTAAGTATTTGGGCTTTGACCTGTCGAATTTATCGCACCTCAGGATTTCTAGCTTATggactaacttttttttttcgtaaCTGTAATATGTTAAagatttcccttttttcttttgacattGGACGTTATAGACACAGGGGATTCCTATTTAATTGTGACTTAActattgtgttgtttgtctatagctgatttgtgtttgtttgttttccataggtttcagtgtgatgatgatgatgatgatgatgatgagagtcTGCAGTGAACTCACAGTTGGAGAAAGAGATGATGGTATCCAGCAAAGGCCAATTAGCTGATTGTAAGAAACTAAAAGAAGAACACAGTGACCCACAgtacacattctctctctctcgctctttcccAGAGTATTTGTTGTAtcttaaaaacattttgtcatgtttttgcatttatttagaAAACTGCAGAGTTTAAGCAGTCCCTCGTCCCcgtcttgtttttttgtatttactgtTTTCAGTTATTGCTCGTTTTGTGAAATTGCTTGATTTTATTCCATAACTGAAGCGTTAGATTGTTTGATACAAGTCATgcatatacttatatatatatagatatatatatatttaaaaaaaacacaaaaaaaacaagtactgTGGCAGCAAAGAATATGCATCGCTATAATCTACTCTCTTCTT
This Solea solea chromosome 19, fSolSol10.1, whole genome shotgun sequence DNA region includes the following protein-coding sequences:
- the LOC131446041 gene encoding heterogeneous nuclear ribonucleoprotein D0-like isoform X2; translation: MSDNYEFSDDAAMMKMEEDGEGNCDDPMSAAGDSGLVGGEAEGSRIDASKNEEDEGKMFVGGLSWDTTKKDLKDYFSKFGEVVDCTLKLDPITGRSRGFGFVLFKEPESVDKVASQKEHKLNGKVIDPKKAKAMKSKEPVKKIFVGGLSPDTPEEKVREYFGAFGEVDSIELPMENKTNKRRGFCFITFKEEEPVKKIMEKKYHNIGLSKCEIKVAMSKEQYQQQQYWGGRGGYSTRSRGRGGGPNQNWNQGYGNYWNQGYGNYGNYGYNQGYGGYGGYDYSGYNNYYGYGDYDNQSGGYGKSPRRGGHTNSYKPY
- the enoph1 gene encoding enolase-phosphatase E1, which translates into the protein MATVPIPAGTSALLLDIEGTTTPITFVKDILFPYIREHLEDHLSTHWEEDECKQDVHLLKKQIEEDMKQNRACPIHAVDQTVHTDEEKAIREVVDNVLWQMAADRKSTALKQLQGHMWRSAYSSGRIKGEIYQDVIPSIKRWRSQGLKVYIYSSGSVEAQKLLFGYSVEGDVLELFDGHFDTSIGPKVEGKSYERITERIGCRPEEIMFLTDVTREAKAAEEAGMNVLVVVRPGNMELTDEERAQYHLITSFNQLEATGRA
- the LOC131446041 gene encoding heterogeneous nuclear ribonucleoprotein D0-like isoform X3, producing the protein MSDNYEFSDDAAMMKMEEDGEGNCDDPMSAAGDSGLVGGEAEGSRIDASKNEEDEGKMFVGGLSWDTTKKDLKDYFSKFGEVVDCTLKLDPITGRSRGFGFVLFKEPESVDKVASQKEHKLNGKVIDPKKAKAMKSKEPVKKIFVGGLSPDTPEEKVREYFGAFGEVDSIELPMENKTNKRRGFCFITFKEEEPVKKIMEKKYHNIGLSKCEIKVAMSKEQYQQQQYWGGRGGYSTRSRGRGGGPNQNWNQGYGNYWNQGYGNYGNYGYNQGYGGYGGYDYSGYNNYYGYGDYDNWGSHI
- the LOC131446041 gene encoding heterogeneous nuclear ribonucleoprotein D0-like isoform X1, with product MSDNYEFSDDAAMMKMEEDGEGNCDDPMSAAGDSGLVGGEAEGSRIDASKNEEDEGKMFVGGLSWDTTKKDLKDYFSKFGEVVDCTLKLDPITGRSRGFGFVLFKEPESVDKVASQKEHKLNGKVIDPKKAKAMKSKEPVKKIFVGGLSPDTPEEKVREYFGAFGEVDSIELPMENKTNKRRGFCFITFKEEEPVKKIMEKKYHNIGLSKCEIKVAMSKEQYQQQQYWGGRGGYSTRSRGRGGGPNQNWNQGYGNYWNQGYGNYGNYGYNQGYGGYGGYDYSGYNNYYGYGDYDSEDQSGGYGKSPRRGGHTNSYKPY